A DNA window from Luteolibacter luteus contains the following coding sequences:
- a CDS encoding xanthine dehydrogenase family protein molybdopterin-binding subunit produces the protein MNEVIGKPLNRVDGPAKVTGKARYAADHPHPDLLHGHLVGAAIPRGKILSVDTTEALAQPGVVEIFTHENVSRLAIFDRSYKDQLAPEGHPLRPLQDTQIYFSGQPVALVVAVSIEAARHAAALVRFDYDREDHRMDLERQRPEAEDSGDAPEPRGDVDTALLHSEHAIHQLYETPPEHHNAMEPFASTVILEPDGTYTVYEKTQGVQNCHKYLKKVFSLGDREVKVLAPFVGGAFGSALRPGAQLYLAMLAAVHLQRSVRVVLERKEMFTLGFRPPAIHTLRLGASAAGKLEALCHDSLAATSSFEKFHRPIVEWSAGLYACDNVRTLQEIAPLDTNTPCDMRAPGAAEGNFPIESAMDELAWEAGLDPLDFRLANYAEKDPESGKPYSSKALRECYRLGGERIGWSQRSRACRANREGTTLKGMGMATGSWDAMQMPASARAVLRPDGTLVVSSATADIGTGTYTIMTQIAAGELGLPEERVTFLLGDSTLPMAPVQGGSFTAASVGSAVLKACGKVKRKLVKLAQGLGDSPFDSIDKEEIRLEDGHVVAGDIRMPIPEVLRRAKSKGITCKSLAIPQLLKRRKVTCKTHSAVFAEVSVDADFGTVHVTRVVCAVAAGRILNPKTARSQIIGGVVWGIGMALHEESYLDPESGRFINHDFAGYHIPVNADIGEIEVIFVEEEDEVVNPLGVKGVGEIGIVGTPAAIANAIFHATGKRVRSLPITPDKLL, from the coding sequence ATGAACGAAGTCATCGGCAAGCCGCTCAACCGGGTCGATGGACCCGCGAAGGTCACCGGAAAAGCCCGCTACGCGGCCGACCATCCGCACCCGGATCTTCTGCACGGCCATCTGGTGGGTGCCGCGATTCCCCGTGGCAAGATTCTCTCCGTTGATACCACGGAGGCCTTGGCCCAGCCGGGCGTCGTGGAAATCTTCACCCACGAGAATGTTTCGCGCCTTGCGATCTTCGATCGCTCTTACAAGGACCAGTTGGCTCCGGAGGGTCACCCTCTGCGTCCCTTGCAAGACACGCAGATCTATTTTTCCGGGCAACCGGTGGCACTGGTCGTGGCGGTCTCGATCGAGGCGGCTCGCCACGCCGCTGCCTTGGTCCGCTTCGATTATGATCGGGAAGATCATCGCATGGATTTGGAAAGGCAGCGTCCCGAAGCCGAGGACAGCGGCGACGCTCCCGAGCCGCGCGGTGACGTCGACACGGCGCTGCTGCATTCGGAGCACGCCATCCATCAGCTGTATGAGACACCTCCGGAGCATCACAATGCGATGGAGCCCTTCGCCAGCACCGTGATCCTGGAGCCGGACGGGACTTATACCGTCTACGAAAAAACGCAGGGCGTTCAGAACTGCCACAAGTATCTCAAGAAGGTCTTCAGCTTGGGGGATAGGGAGGTAAAGGTCCTGGCGCCCTTTGTTGGCGGGGCTTTCGGCTCCGCATTGCGCCCCGGGGCGCAGCTCTACCTGGCGATGCTTGCCGCGGTCCATCTCCAGCGCAGCGTGCGGGTGGTGCTGGAGCGGAAGGAGATGTTCACGCTCGGCTTCCGCCCGCCTGCCATCCACACCCTGCGGCTTGGTGCTTCAGCCGCAGGCAAGCTGGAGGCGCTCTGCCATGACTCGCTCGCCGCCACTTCCAGCTTCGAAAAGTTTCACCGGCCCATCGTCGAATGGTCCGCCGGGCTTTATGCCTGCGACAACGTGCGGACGCTTCAGGAGATCGCACCGCTCGATACCAATACGCCTTGCGACATGCGTGCTCCCGGGGCAGCGGAGGGGAATTTTCCGATCGAATCCGCGATGGACGAGTTGGCTTGGGAAGCGGGTCTTGATCCTCTGGATTTCCGGCTCGCGAACTACGCGGAGAAAGATCCGGAAAGCGGGAAGCCCTACTCCAGCAAGGCCCTTCGCGAATGCTACCGCCTCGGTGGCGAACGCATCGGCTGGAGCCAGAGGAGCCGCGCCTGCCGCGCCAATCGTGAAGGCACCACCCTCAAGGGCATGGGCATGGCCACCGGGAGCTGGGACGCCATGCAGATGCCAGCCAGTGCCCGCGCGGTCCTGCGGCCGGATGGCACCCTGGTGGTCAGCAGCGCCACTGCCGACATCGGCACCGGCACCTATACCATCATGACCCAGATCGCCGCCGGAGAGCTCGGCCTCCCGGAGGAAAGGGTCACCTTCCTCCTTGGCGATTCCACGCTGCCCATGGCTCCCGTGCAGGGCGGCTCCTTCACGGCTGCCAGCGTCGGCAGCGCCGTCCTGAAGGCCTGCGGAAAAGTGAAGAGGAAGCTCGTGAAGTTGGCTCAAGGCCTCGGTGACTCGCCCTTCGATTCCATCGACAAGGAAGAGATTCGCTTGGAAGACGGTCACGTCGTAGCGGGGGATATCCGCATGCCTATCCCGGAGGTGCTGCGACGTGCGAAGAGCAAGGGCATCACCTGCAAGTCGCTGGCCATCCCCCAGCTTCTCAAGCGGCGCAAGGTGACCTGCAAAACCCACTCCGCCGTCTTCGCGGAAGTCTCGGTCGACGCCGACTTCGGCACGGTCCACGTCACACGCGTTGTCTGCGCCGTCGCCGCGGGCCGCATTCTCAATCCGAAGACCGCCCGTAGCCAGATCATCGGAGGTGTCGTCTGGGGCATCGGCATGGCCCTCCATGAAGAAAGCTACCTCGACCCGGAGAGCGGCCGTTTCATCAATCACGACTTCGCCGGCTATCACATCCCGGTGAATGCCGACATCGGCGAAATCGAAGTCATCTTCGTCGAAGAGGAAGACGAGGTGGTCAATCCGCTGGGTGTGAAAGGCGTGGGCGAAATCGGCATCGTCGGCACTCCCGCCGCCATCGCCAATGCGATCTTCCATGCCACCGGCAAGCGGGTCCGGTCCCTGCCCATCACTCCCGACAAGCTTCTCTAG
- a CDS encoding PQQ-dependent sugar dehydrogenase, which translates to MRTAALLTTLLSAAATAAEIESTFIAEHLKDPMELTVAPDGDVYVVEREGRVLRLRPSTGGIFEIGKIEVTALRSNDPDSPYAREDGILGITLDPGFATNHRLYIYYSHPKELMNRLSRFELKDGVLDLASEKVLIDIPTERRDRVCHHGGSLTFGPDGLLFLSTGDNTNPFESDGYAPIDDREGREHANAMRSAGNTNDLRGKILRIRPTEDGYEIPEGNLFPKGTAKTRPEIYVMGCRNPFRMSVDPKTKVIYWGEVGPDAGKDSEKGPRGHDEVNQAKGPGNFGWPFVIANNKPYPIVDFNTGKPGVMTDPAAPKNPSTHTTGLKDLPPATSAFIWYPYAKSEEFPVMGEGGRNAMAGPVFYYDANRKYNLLGKEDDHTLLSYEWSRGKIFKAKLGESEKLASLEVLMSDLVHPMDFEMAADGTMWLLEYGTEWWFNTNGRVRRLLPADGNKAPVITAAREGESFTATASDPDGGDVTIEWWLTQGAHETKLGTGPALAVSTAGGTELRAVAKDAKGATTVARIALVEEQTGPALQLELADKDAKRGFGEEIAFTVKGQADPAKTVVRARYIPPTGHDAGGPQFTADIEKLVISKQCFACHQIEKASVGPAYLDVAMKYRTDEGALERLRAKLKTGGAGVWGEVPMPPQVAVNDGEGETIVKSILGLSSGMAETRGSAQGMLKLSAQPEGVQGGGAWEIIAEAPGYRAARTRIGAK; encoded by the coding sequence ATGCGAACTGCCGCCCTCCTCACCACCCTGTTGTCTGCGGCCGCCACGGCGGCGGAAATCGAAAGCACTTTCATCGCCGAGCATCTGAAGGACCCGATGGAGCTGACGGTGGCTCCCGACGGCGATGTGTATGTGGTGGAGCGCGAGGGGCGGGTGCTGCGCCTCCGGCCATCCACGGGCGGGATTTTCGAGATCGGGAAGATCGAAGTTACGGCGCTGCGGAGCAATGATCCGGATAGCCCCTACGCGCGGGAGGACGGGATCCTGGGGATCACGCTGGATCCGGGCTTCGCTACGAACCACCGCCTTTACATCTACTATAGCCATCCGAAGGAGCTGATGAACCGGCTTTCGCGTTTCGAGCTGAAGGATGGAGTGCTGGATCTGGCATCGGAGAAAGTGCTGATCGATATCCCTACGGAGCGGCGCGACCGGGTGTGCCATCACGGTGGCTCGCTGACCTTCGGGCCGGATGGCCTGCTTTTCCTGAGCACGGGCGATAATACAAACCCGTTTGAGAGCGATGGCTACGCGCCGATCGATGACCGTGAAGGCCGCGAGCATGCGAATGCGATGCGCAGCGCGGGAAACACGAACGACCTGCGCGGGAAGATCCTGCGGATCCGCCCGACCGAGGACGGCTACGAGATCCCGGAAGGCAACCTTTTCCCGAAGGGCACCGCGAAGACGCGTCCGGAGATCTATGTGATGGGCTGCCGGAATCCCTTCCGCATGTCGGTGGATCCGAAGACGAAGGTGATCTACTGGGGCGAGGTGGGGCCGGATGCGGGCAAGGATAGCGAGAAGGGTCCGCGCGGGCACGATGAGGTGAACCAGGCGAAGGGTCCGGGGAACTTTGGATGGCCCTTCGTGATCGCGAACAACAAGCCGTATCCGATCGTCGATTTCAACACGGGCAAGCCGGGCGTGATGACCGATCCGGCAGCGCCGAAGAATCCGAGCACGCACACGACAGGCTTGAAGGATCTGCCGCCGGCGACTTCGGCCTTCATCTGGTATCCGTATGCGAAGAGCGAGGAATTCCCGGTGATGGGCGAGGGCGGCCGCAATGCGATGGCGGGCCCTGTTTTCTACTACGATGCGAACCGGAAGTACAACCTGCTGGGCAAGGAGGATGACCACACGCTGCTGAGCTACGAGTGGTCGCGCGGGAAGATCTTCAAGGCGAAGCTGGGCGAGAGTGAGAAATTGGCCTCCCTGGAAGTGCTGATGAGCGATCTGGTCCACCCGATGGATTTCGAGATGGCTGCCGATGGCACGATGTGGCTGCTGGAATACGGCACCGAGTGGTGGTTCAACACGAATGGCCGTGTCCGCCGCCTGCTCCCCGCCGATGGCAACAAGGCACCGGTGATCACGGCAGCACGCGAGGGTGAGAGTTTCACCGCGACGGCCTCCGACCCGGATGGTGGCGATGTGACGATCGAGTGGTGGCTGACGCAGGGCGCGCATGAGACGAAGCTGGGCACCGGTCCGGCGCTGGCGGTGTCGACCGCGGGTGGGACGGAGCTGCGTGCGGTGGCGAAGGATGCGAAGGGAGCCACCACGGTGGCACGCATCGCACTGGTGGAAGAGCAGACCGGTCCGGCGCTGCAACTGGAGCTGGCGGACAAGGATGCGAAGCGGGGCTTCGGCGAGGAGATCGCTTTCACGGTGAAGGGTCAGGCGGATCCGGCGAAGACGGTGGTGCGGGCGCGCTACATCCCGCCGACCGGACACGATGCGGGCGGGCCGCAATTCACCGCGGACATCGAGAAGCTGGTGATTTCCAAGCAGTGCTTCGCTTGTCACCAGATCGAGAAGGCATCGGTGGGTCCCGCGTATCTGGACGTGGCGATGAAGTATCGCACGGATGAAGGGGCGCTGGAGCGTCTGCGCGCGAAGCTCAAGACCGGCGGTGCCGGAGTCTGGGGCGAGGTGCCGATGCCGCCGCAGGTGGCGGTGAATGATGGCGAGGGCGAGACGATCGTGAAGTCGATCCTCGGGCTTTCCAGCGGCATGGCGGAGACGCGTGGTAGCGCCCAAGGAATGCTGAAGCTCTCCGCGCAGCCGGAAGGCGTGCAGGGCGGCGGTGCCTGGGAGATCATCGCGGAGGCACCGGGATACCGGGCGGCGCGGACGCGGATCGGGGCGAAGTGA
- a CDS encoding alpha-amylase family glycosyl hydrolase — MKHPARVAGLAGALLMLLPPAAKGEAMLQYFNTSWAELTRKMPELAEAGYDSLWLPPPTKGSGGLSVGYDCWDRFDLGSKDQRGSVRTFYGTEAELIELVRVAHRFGIRVYFDNVMNHNAFETPSYNASVPEDVYPGFRPGDFHLRTTAEGFYRKWDNTRDWNDAWQVQNLGLSDLIDIATEPGTTNFNHGPVEGSTATKPDFVRHPNNPEYYCYVPTGAGQKHSAGQGTYVGFGPNNGITAASITANGSFYTERVEDFLNRAARWQIDRTKADGFRLDAVKHTPADFFGATFGGDKDSSNYGYTGQIQQQFNLSRGFTDWNNHRDSVFDTEKGRDDAMLFGEHLGQPPGYGSYIDAGMRLVDNDLRSSFNNLLGNPSSGLNGYDQPGQGGFSPSVAVMHAQSHDSDYAARRELQHAFYFTRAGLGLVYTDGNYHAGVLGASGGAFPRHANTAFLGQWGDARIPNLLKIHNDFARGWQRGRWSDADLVTYERIDDREFSEGNQALKERKGVTMLVAVNDNYASGRGIVGGTSFPAQGGGGSENNPETNDEYLFQYAHGYGSQTGFYTYASGLNSVVVGPGSYFIFAPRTPEESDAWKNAGGEPITIYQGTEKAGSFEVERKDGTDGDPGFNPHGLPDANTTDYAYRISIPRVTNTSDLRFKVRTDGSAENIMLLLDGGIDLNGTRPPGNTDPLKRDNPPALSTDSFLGYEQPGFVKRQFAEKFAAKDTLRNKAGSAGAETYQRVIGSAGFTIANGPANANDYSTQGGEVAAFLYHDPAADVGGAPAGGWPGGMAPKQYVENASTIAVWAKPNGVGNGFRMYFYYTTDGSNPEGAGGDGTGSTKVVEMNFSHNQSSDDWWMNASIPKPAAGLTLKYKIGIFKTGAASVYPSGPNTVAKKKNMMTVFEVSGFNAGTVSHSPHNDYGATETGLAEGFHVLRARPFLKRSGKASLYSTFTQTFYYDALAPGGQIMFPAADGSSIGGSEYGVVVRADNFTNEVWYKIEDGEASNDDSATGTNSGNGAWVKASEVTPFGGITPLNAAHTREFRFNYVNIPATGNATIQVRLKEVTSSPDNGLSDSAGHYTTLTRTVLTAGPDRKMFVAFPQNDGAAIGSDYVLKTYFSKSLADGLTDAELKARLAVRYGPDDSWPEGVQTLPAGALSIVYNETADYHALAFSLPDFYDARPDFLYRVEISQDRPVPMVDLTATRRLAAQAGTGPYVAILQPLEVDASGRPVEIVLPDQPVDYTVRVGTDATATAVNLSFAIGSGALTPVDFDPVAPGIQPEIQGSSAFWDFTWHVTAAGQYRLVATATLPQAVKTETRHVAVVTQQEVLEREAAASPGLAAIAGGYRVSFPTLPGRIYQLQVSGDLVSWSDSGAPLSTAGADGPGIFQAEDTSGSGKRFYRVVIAVAP, encoded by the coding sequence ATGAAACACCCTGCGCGAGTCGCCGGTCTTGCCGGAGCGCTCCTGATGCTTTTACCGCCTGCAGCGAAGGGCGAGGCGATGCTCCAGTACTTCAACACGAGCTGGGCGGAGCTGACGCGCAAGATGCCGGAGCTGGCAGAGGCGGGCTATGACTCGCTGTGGCTGCCGCCGCCAACGAAGGGCTCGGGAGGACTTTCGGTAGGGTACGATTGCTGGGACCGCTTCGACTTGGGCTCGAAGGATCAGCGGGGATCGGTGCGGACTTTCTACGGGACGGAGGCGGAACTCATCGAACTCGTGCGGGTGGCGCATCGCTTCGGGATCCGCGTCTATTTTGACAACGTGATGAACCATAATGCCTTCGAGACGCCTTCTTACAACGCGTCGGTACCGGAGGACGTGTATCCCGGCTTTAGGCCCGGGGACTTCCACCTTCGGACGACCGCCGAGGGCTTTTATCGGAAATGGGACAACACGCGGGATTGGAACGATGCCTGGCAGGTGCAGAACCTGGGGCTTTCGGATCTGATTGACATCGCCACCGAGCCGGGCACGACGAACTTCAACCATGGTCCGGTGGAAGGCAGCACGGCGACGAAACCGGACTTCGTGCGGCACCCTAACAACCCGGAATACTACTGCTATGTGCCGACGGGTGCCGGGCAGAAACACTCCGCGGGACAAGGAACCTACGTGGGCTTCGGCCCTAACAACGGAATCACCGCGGCATCGATCACGGCGAATGGCTCGTTCTACACGGAGCGGGTGGAGGACTTCCTGAACCGGGCGGCGCGCTGGCAGATCGATCGGACGAAGGCGGATGGCTTCCGTCTCGATGCGGTGAAGCACACGCCAGCGGATTTCTTCGGCGCGACCTTCGGCGGCGACAAGGATTCCTCGAACTATGGCTACACCGGGCAGATCCAGCAGCAGTTCAACCTGAGCCGCGGTTTCACGGACTGGAACAATCATCGCGACAGTGTCTTCGACACGGAGAAGGGCCGGGATGATGCGATGCTCTTCGGCGAGCATCTGGGCCAGCCGCCGGGCTACGGCTCCTACATCGATGCGGGGATGCGGCTGGTGGACAACGACCTGAGGTCGAGCTTCAACAACCTGTTAGGCAATCCTTCGTCGGGGTTGAACGGCTATGACCAGCCGGGACAAGGCGGCTTTTCGCCATCGGTGGCGGTGATGCACGCGCAGAGCCATGACAGCGACTACGCGGCGCGGCGGGAGCTGCAGCATGCCTTCTACTTCACGCGTGCGGGGCTCGGGCTGGTCTACACGGATGGGAATTACCATGCCGGGGTGCTGGGTGCGAGCGGCGGGGCTTTCCCCCGGCATGCGAACACCGCCTTCCTGGGGCAATGGGGTGATGCGCGGATCCCGAACCTGCTGAAGATCCACAATGACTTCGCGCGCGGCTGGCAGCGCGGGCGCTGGAGCGATGCGGACCTGGTGACCTACGAACGGATCGATGACCGCGAGTTCAGCGAGGGCAACCAGGCTCTGAAGGAGCGCAAGGGAGTGACGATGCTGGTGGCGGTGAACGACAACTATGCCTCCGGCAGGGGCATCGTGGGCGGGACCTCGTTTCCCGCGCAGGGTGGCGGCGGCTCGGAGAACAATCCGGAGACCAATGATGAGTATCTCTTCCAGTATGCCCACGGCTACGGGAGCCAGACCGGATTCTACACCTATGCCTCAGGGCTGAACTCGGTGGTGGTGGGACCGGGAAGCTATTTCATCTTCGCACCGCGCACGCCGGAGGAATCGGATGCGTGGAAGAATGCGGGCGGTGAGCCGATCACGATCTACCAGGGGACGGAGAAGGCCGGCAGCTTCGAGGTGGAGCGGAAGGACGGGACGGATGGCGATCCGGGATTCAATCCCCATGGCCTGCCGGATGCGAACACGACCGACTATGCGTATCGTATTTCGATCCCGCGGGTCACGAACACGAGCGACCTGCGTTTCAAGGTGCGGACAGACGGCTCCGCGGAGAACATCATGCTGCTGCTGGACGGGGGGATCGATCTGAATGGCACGCGGCCTCCCGGAAATACGGATCCGCTCAAGCGCGACAACCCGCCCGCGCTTTCGACCGATTCATTTCTCGGCTATGAGCAACCGGGCTTCGTGAAGCGGCAATTCGCGGAGAAGTTTGCAGCCAAGGATACGCTGCGGAACAAGGCGGGATCGGCAGGTGCGGAAACGTATCAGAGGGTGATCGGCAGCGCGGGCTTCACGATCGCAAACGGTCCCGCGAATGCGAACGACTACAGCACGCAGGGCGGCGAGGTGGCGGCTTTCCTTTACCATGATCCGGCAGCGGATGTGGGAGGCGCTCCGGCAGGCGGCTGGCCTGGTGGCATGGCACCGAAGCAGTATGTCGAGAACGCCTCGACGATCGCGGTGTGGGCGAAGCCGAATGGCGTGGGCAATGGCTTCCGGATGTACTTTTACTACACGACGGACGGTAGCAATCCGGAAGGAGCCGGCGGCGACGGGACAGGCAGCACGAAGGTGGTGGAGATGAATTTCTCCCACAACCAATCCAGCGATGACTGGTGGATGAACGCGAGCATCCCGAAGCCCGCGGCGGGGCTGACGCTGAAGTACAAGATCGGGATCTTCAAAACCGGAGCGGCGAGCGTTTATCCCTCCGGCCCGAATACGGTGGCGAAGAAGAAGAACATGATGACCGTGTTCGAGGTGAGCGGCTTCAATGCGGGAACAGTGAGCCATAGCCCGCACAATGACTACGGTGCCACCGAGACGGGGCTGGCGGAGGGCTTCCACGTGCTGCGAGCGCGGCCCTTCCTGAAGCGCAGCGGCAAGGCGTCGCTCTACAGCACCTTCACGCAGACCTTTTACTACGATGCGCTGGCTCCAGGGGGGCAGATCATGTTTCCAGCGGCGGATGGTTCGTCGATCGGCGGCAGCGAGTATGGCGTGGTGGTGCGCGCGGACAACTTCACCAACGAGGTGTGGTACAAGATCGAGGATGGCGAGGCGAGCAACGACGACAGTGCGACCGGGACGAACAGCGGGAACGGTGCCTGGGTGAAGGCAAGCGAGGTGACACCATTCGGAGGGATCACTCCCCTGAACGCGGCGCATACCCGTGAGTTCCGCTTCAACTACGTGAACATCCCGGCGACGGGCAATGCGACGATCCAGGTGCGGCTGAAGGAAGTGACCTCTTCCCCGGACAATGGCCTGAGCGATAGCGCGGGCCACTACACGACGCTGACCCGCACGGTGCTGACGGCGGGTCCGGACCGGAAGATGTTCGTGGCCTTTCCGCAGAATGATGGCGCGGCGATCGGCAGCGACTATGTGCTGAAGACTTACTTTTCGAAGTCGCTGGCAGATGGGCTGACGGACGCGGAGCTGAAGGCACGCTTGGCCGTGCGATACGGTCCGGACGACAGCTGGCCGGAAGGGGTGCAAACCTTGCCAGCGGGCGCGCTCTCGATCGTGTACAACGAGACGGCGGATTACCACGCGCTGGCCTTCTCGCTGCCGGATTTCTACGATGCCCGGCCGGATTTCCTGTATCGCGTGGAGATTTCCCAAGACCGGCCGGTGCCGATGGTGGATCTGACGGCGACGCGGCGTCTGGCCGCCCAAGCGGGGACGGGTCCGTATGTGGCGATCCTGCAGCCGCTGGAGGTGGATGCCTCCGGGAGGCCGGTGGAGATCGTCCTACCGGATCAGCCGGTGGACTACACGGTGCGGGTGGGGACGGACGCGACGGCGACGGCGGTGAACCTTTCGTTTGCGATCGGCAGCGGGGCGTTGACGCCGGTGGACTTCGATCCGGTGGCTCCGGGGATCCAGCCGGAGATCCAGGGGTCGAGCGCCTTCTGGGACTTCACCTGGCATGTCACGGCGGCGGGCCAATATCGCCTGGTGGCGACGGCGACCTTGCCGCAGGCGGTGAAGACGGAGACGCGCCATGTGGCGGTGGTGACGCAGCAGGAGGTGCTGGAGCGGGAAGCGGCGGCATCGCCAGGGCTGGCGGCGATCGCGGGCGGGTATCGCGTGAGCTTTCCGACGCTGCCGGGCCGGATCTATCAGCTGCAGGTTTCCGGGGATCTGGTGAGCTGGAGTGATTCGGGCGCTCCGCTGAGTACGGCGGGGGCGGATGGGCCGGGAATTTTCCAAGCGGAGGATACAAGCGGGAGCGGGAAACGGTTCTACCGCGTGGTGATCGCGGTGGCACCATAG
- a CDS encoding MGH1-like glycoside hydrolase domain-containing protein, whose amino-acid sequence MLKQFASGLVLFSTCAYAAHPVGNINRYLSNSARTDLVGQDMWTTLKEYSDGRVSRPDTPESEIPQVPEENWGRPQLGMQGVFCAGHQTPIQNLVAISASESSGEGTSPVKLVVTRHQWTPAWMESRYRALPSGKPGTSPLAGYLSIKETKCITPEDVFVAELEILNDQREPGTFDLELLHPELKADGNEGRVTFTAVTNVGGVAREGGKGWEINGSGWLSSKGDLTPGKGLVVPPQKTLRLRYAFAIDHVGTSDSRQRVEAALSEASPFKRNEAAFNAWFEKNVPAFQTTEPDILKLYYYRWFLVKRSIHDPKNFIADHPYKRPSIYESPIGDWFCAVIGLPIPVQLQETRWLRDITPGKNHILNWAERVHYQYREYLQFTPAAMWNFYKIHPDPEIRSAVAQPATDYAWKDVPVHGQPQLPVQEGSWPTGAEYQPNFYQFTKPDAWDWRHDVQGHKQGFPYAKSVRLDKASFTIANLYGAANFMEELGNTKSFNDSRNQADRMLKTIKDKHWKDGFFYAAKPESYALADQAACYDGFLPFLFGMLRDPQYFSAFDKFFDPAWFWSDYPITTVAKNNPMYWTGNAIAGPTASSVENPHSYPCCWNGPMWNYNNSAMCEALGSVASSPGGERYREGWVEFHHRWSDSHFVYGDRSVPCAMEHLRPTDASNFRRQVVDYFHSAWLDSTFSYWAGIRVTDKRDKVIFDPFTKEDFTLEHVPSGGRELTFVQLEGKRRILDDQGKILAEGDGILELPIAR is encoded by the coding sequence ATGTTGAAACAATTCGCATCCGGACTCGTACTTTTTTCGACCTGTGCCTACGCCGCGCACCCCGTCGGAAACATCAATCGCTACCTCTCGAATTCCGCCCGGACCGACCTCGTCGGCCAGGATATGTGGACCACTTTGAAGGAATATAGCGATGGCCGCGTGAGCCGACCGGACACTCCGGAGTCCGAGATCCCGCAGGTGCCGGAGGAAAACTGGGGCCGCCCGCAGCTCGGCATGCAGGGCGTCTTTTGCGCAGGCCACCAGACCCCGATCCAAAATCTCGTCGCCATCTCCGCCTCCGAAAGCAGCGGGGAGGGGACCTCTCCCGTGAAGCTGGTAGTGACCCGCCATCAGTGGACCCCGGCATGGATGGAGAGCCGCTACCGTGCACTTCCTTCCGGCAAGCCGGGCACCTCGCCGCTGGCCGGCTATCTCTCGATCAAAGAGACCAAGTGCATCACGCCGGAGGATGTCTTCGTGGCAGAGCTGGAGATCCTCAATGACCAGCGCGAGCCCGGCACCTTCGATCTCGAACTCCTGCATCCCGAACTGAAGGCCGATGGCAATGAAGGTCGTGTCACCTTCACCGCCGTGACGAATGTCGGCGGCGTCGCCCGCGAAGGCGGCAAGGGCTGGGAGATCAATGGCAGCGGCTGGCTTTCCTCAAAGGGCGATCTCACGCCCGGCAAGGGCCTCGTCGTTCCTCCGCAGAAGACCCTGAGGCTGCGCTACGCCTTCGCCATCGATCACGTCGGCACCAGCGATTCCCGCCAGCGCGTCGAAGCCGCCCTTTCCGAAGCCAGCCCCTTCAAGCGCAACGAAGCCGCCTTCAATGCCTGGTTCGAGAAAAACGTGCCCGCGTTCCAGACCACCGAGCCGGATATCCTGAAGCTCTACTACTACCGCTGGTTCCTGGTGAAGCGCTCGATCCACGATCCGAAGAACTTCATCGCGGATCACCCCTACAAGCGGCCCTCGATCTATGAGAGCCCCATCGGTGATTGGTTTTGTGCGGTGATCGGCCTGCCCATCCCGGTCCAGCTTCAGGAGACCCGCTGGCTGCGCGATATCACGCCGGGGAAGAACCACATCCTGAATTGGGCGGAGCGCGTCCACTACCAGTATCGCGAGTATCTCCAGTTCACCCCGGCCGCGATGTGGAATTTCTACAAGATCCATCCGGATCCGGAGATCCGCAGCGCCGTCGCCCAGCCTGCCACCGACTACGCATGGAAGGACGTGCCCGTCCATGGCCAGCCGCAGCTTCCGGTTCAGGAAGGCAGTTGGCCCACCGGTGCCGAGTACCAGCCGAATTTCTACCAGTTCACCAAGCCCGATGCCTGGGACTGGCGTCACGACGTGCAGGGTCACAAGCAGGGCTTCCCCTATGCGAAGTCCGTGCGCCTCGATAAGGCCTCCTTCACCATCGCGAACCTCTATGGTGCCGCGAACTTCATGGAGGAACTGGGGAATACCAAGAGCTTCAACGATTCCCGGAACCAGGCCGACCGGATGCTGAAGACCATCAAGGACAAGCATTGGAAGGATGGCTTCTTCTACGCCGCGAAGCCGGAAAGCTACGCGCTCGCCGATCAAGCCGCCTGCTACGATGGCTTCCTGCCTTTCCTCTTCGGCATGCTACGGGATCCGCAGTACTTCAGCGCCTTCGACAAGTTCTTCGATCCCGCCTGGTTCTGGTCGGACTACCCGATCACCACCGTCGCGAAGAACAACCCGATGTACTGGACCGGAAATGCCATCGCCGGACCCACCGCTTCCAGCGTCGAAAACCCGCACAGCTATCCCTGCTGCTGGAACGGCCCGATGTGGAACTACAACAACAGCGCGATGTGCGAGGCTCTCGGCTCCGTCGCCTCCTCGCCCGGGGGCGAGCGCTACCGTGAAGGCTGGGTCGAGTTCCATCACCGCTGGTCGGACAGCCACTTCGTCTATGGGGATCGCTCCGTTCCTTGCGCCATGGAGCACCTCCGCCCCACCGATGCCTCGAACTTCCGCCGCCAGGTCGTCGACTACTTCCACAGCGCCTGGCTCGACTCCACTTTCAGCTACTGGGCCGGCATCCGCGTCACCGACAAGCGTGACAAGGTCATCTTCGATCCCTTCACCAAGGAAGACTTCACCCTCGAACACGTCCCCTCCGGCGGAAGGGAACTCACCTTCGTCCAACTCGAAGGCAAGCGCCGCATCCTCGACGACCAGGGAAAGATCCTCGCCGAAGGTGACGGCATCTTGGAACTCCCGATTGCACGCTAG